One [Clostridium] saccharolyticum WM1 DNA segment encodes these proteins:
- a CDS encoding homoserine dehydrogenase produces the protein MKNIAIMGYGTIGSGVAEVLERNKEVIAKKAGDMVGVKYVLDLREFPGDPMEDKIVHDFSIIEKDPEVSMVIETMGGLNPAYPFVKASLKAGKHVATSNKALVAAYGTELLEIAREHHVNFFFEASVGGGIPIIRPIYTSLAGEEIEEITGILNGTTNFILTKMAKAGESFESALREAQALGYAERNPEADVEGHDTCRKIAILTAMATGHEVSYEHIYTEGITRITDVDFRYAEAMGTSVKLFGSSRIQGGNVHAFVAPVMIGKDHPLYSVDDVYNGILVKGNMLGTSMFYGSGAGKLPTASAVVADIVEALKAFDHHVEMGWDRENLTISPIDSFSFRCFVRVKGIAEKRIKEVEEVFGKVDVVELDHMDEFAVLTKAMTEEEYRLKAKQLPGIRQRIRAEFETV, from the coding sequence ATGAAAAATATTGCAATTATGGGCTATGGTACCATTGGATCAGGTGTGGCAGAGGTATTGGAAAGAAACAAAGAGGTGATTGCAAAAAAAGCAGGCGACATGGTTGGTGTAAAGTATGTTCTGGATTTAAGGGAATTTCCAGGAGATCCCATGGAGGATAAGATTGTTCATGATTTTTCCATCATTGAGAAAGATCCTGAGGTCTCCATGGTGATTGAGACCATGGGAGGCTTAAATCCGGCTTATCCCTTTGTAAAGGCAAGTCTGAAGGCAGGAAAACATGTGGCTACCTCCAACAAGGCACTGGTTGCGGCATATGGCACCGAGCTGTTAGAAATTGCCAGAGAACACCATGTGAATTTCTTTTTCGAAGCCAGCGTAGGGGGAGGCATTCCCATTATACGTCCGATCTACACTTCCCTTGCTGGTGAGGAGATCGAAGAGATCACCGGTATTTTAAATGGGACTACTAACTTTATCTTGACAAAAATGGCAAAAGCAGGAGAGTCCTTTGAGTCGGCCTTAAGAGAGGCACAGGCCCTAGGATATGCAGAGAGGAATCCGGAAGCCGATGTGGAGGGACACGATACCTGTCGGAAAATTGCCATCCTGACGGCCATGGCAACGGGACACGAGGTCAGTTATGAGCATATTTATACAGAAGGGATTACAAGAATAACGGATGTGGATTTCCGCTATGCCGAAGCCATGGGAACCTCTGTAAAGCTGTTTGGATCAAGCCGGATCCAGGGAGGTAACGTCCATGCATTTGTAGCCCCGGTCATGATCGGAAAGGATCACCCCCTATATTCCGTAGATGATGTTTATAACGGCATTCTTGTAAAGGGAAATATGCTGGGCACTTCCATGTTCTATGGAAGCGGTGCAGGAAAGCTTCCCACTGCCAGCGCAGTGGTGGCGGATATTGTTGAAGCCCTGAAAGCCTTTGACCACCATGTGGAAATGGGATGGGACAGGGAAAACCTTACGATTTCACCCATAGACAGCTTTTCCTTCCGCTGCTTTGTGAGAGTCAAGGGAATCGCTGAAAAGCGAATAAAGGAAGTAGAGGAAGTGTTCGGCAAGGTGGATGTGGTGGAACTGGACCATATGGATGAATTTGCAGTCCTTACAAAGGCCATGACCGAAGAGGAATACAGGTTGAAAGCGAAACAACTGCCGGGGATCAGGCAGCGGATCCGCGCAGAATTTGAAACTGTGTAA
- a CDS encoding DUF2752 domain-containing protein: MNWLKKIFGLGLPCLFHSLTGLYCPGCGGTRAVRSLLQGDLRMSFQYHPLVLYACFVFFMELILRTAFQGKLTSADHRKRDRIWILAGAAITAANLIFKNYMLVFKGVDLLPLMR; this comes from the coding sequence ATGAACTGGTTAAAAAAAATATTTGGCCTGGGGCTTCCCTGCCTGTTCCATTCCCTGACAGGACTTTACTGTCCGGGCTGCGGCGGGACCCGGGCCGTCCGGTCATTGTTGCAGGGGGACCTGCGGATGAGTTTTCAGTATCATCCGCTGGTCCTTTATGCATGTTTCGTGTTTTTTATGGAGTTGATCTTAAGGACTGCCTTTCAAGGGAAATTGACTTCCGCAGATCATAGAAAAAGAGACAGGATATGGATCCTGGCAGGGGCCGCTATTACGGCAGCCAATTTGATTTTTAAGAATTATATGCTGGTTTTTAAGGGAGTGGACCTGCTTCCTCTTATGAGGTAG
- a CDS encoding ACT domain-containing protein yields MEEKSKYFVVKQKAVPEVLLKVVEAKKLLESERVITVQEATDRVGISRSSFYKYKDDIFPFYDNTKGKTITLVMQMDDEPGLLSDLLHVVAVYRANILTIHQSIPVNGVATLTLSVEVLETTGNVSKMVEDMEEKNGVHYVKILARE; encoded by the coding sequence ATGGAAGAAAAAAGTAAATATTTTGTGGTAAAGCAAAAGGCTGTACCTGAAGTATTGCTGAAAGTAGTTGAGGCAAAGAAGCTGTTGGAATCGGAGCGTGTCATCACAGTTCAGGAGGCGACTGACCGGGTGGGGATCAGCCGCAGTTCTTTTTATAAGTATAAGGATGATATCTTTCCTTTTTATGATAATACGAAAGGGAAAACCATTACGCTTGTGATGCAGATGGATGATGAACCCGGGCTGTTGTCTGACCTGCTTCATGTGGTAGCTGTGTACCGCGCCAATATTCTTACCATTCACCAGAGCATTCCGGTCAACGGAGTGGCAACCCTGACATTAAGTGTGGAAGTCCTTGAGACCACCGGTAATGTTTCAAAAATGGTTGAAGATATGGAAGAAAAAAATGGGGTCCACTACGTTAAAATTTTAGCCAGGGAGTAG
- a CDS encoding aspartate kinase, with product MLVVKKFGGSSVADKERIFNVAKRCIEEYEKGNQVVVVLSAMGKTTDGLIAKALEINPDPPKRELDMLLATGEQVSVALMAMAMNSLGVPAVSLNAAQVAMHTTSAYGKAKLKRIDTERIRHELEARKIVIVTGFQGISKYDDLTTLGRGGSDTTAVALAAALHADACEIYTDVEGVYTADPRIVPNARKLPEVSYDEMLEFASLGAKVLHNRSVEMAKRYGVQLVVLSSLTRAEGTVVKEETKLERMLVSGVAADKNVARISVIGVKNTPGIAFKIFNLLAKNNINVDIIIQSIGREERKDISFTVAKTDLKDTMDLLNKNKESITAQDVTSEEGVAKISIIGAGMTGNPGVAAKMFEALSSANVNIKMIATSEIRITVLIDEADVNRAMRTVHDAFDLAD from the coding sequence ATGTTAGTAGTAAAAAAATTTGGCGGTAGCTCCGTCGCAGACAAGGAAAGAATTTTTAATGTGGCAAAGCGCTGCATTGAGGAATATGAAAAAGGCAATCAGGTAGTAGTGGTCCTGTCCGCTATGGGAAAGACGACGGATGGTCTCATTGCAAAGGCCCTTGAGATTAATCCTGACCCTCCCAAAAGGGAGCTGGATATGCTCTTAGCCACAGGAGAACAAGTCAGTGTGGCTCTTATGGCTATGGCAATGAATTCTTTGGGAGTTCCGGCCGTTTCTTTAAATGCGGCTCAGGTGGCCATGCACACCACCTCTGCCTACGGGAAAGCCAAATTAAAACGGATCGACACGGAGCGCATCCGGCATGAACTGGAGGCCAGGAAAATCGTGATCGTCACAGGCTTTCAGGGGATCAGCAAATACGATGACTTAACAACCCTTGGACGAGGGGGCTCCGATACAACAGCCGTAGCCCTTGCAGCCGCACTTCATGCGGACGCATGTGAGATTTACACGGATGTGGAAGGGGTATATACTGCAGATCCCCGCATTGTTCCAAATGCCAGAAAGCTTCCTGAGGTTTCGTATGATGAAATGCTGGAATTCGCTTCTCTGGGAGCAAAAGTGCTCCATAACCGGTCTGTGGAGATGGCAAAGCGCTATGGTGTTCAGTTGGTTGTTCTGTCGAGCCTGACCAGGGCAGAAGGTACCGTTGTCAAGGAGGAAACAAAATTGGAGAGAATGCTGGTTAGCGGCGTGGCCGCGGATAAAAATGTAGCCCGTATTTCAGTCATCGGGGTCAAGAATACGCCTGGAATTGCTTTTAAGATTTTCAATCTCCTGGCAAAGAACAATATTAACGTGGATATCATCATACAGTCCATCGGGCGGGAAGAGAGGAAAGATATTTCCTTTACAGTGGCAAAGACTGACTTAAAGGATACCATGGACCTTTTAAATAAAAACAAGGAGTCCATCACTGCCCAGGATGTGACCAGCGAGGAAGGCGTAGCTAAGATTTCCATTATCGGAGCAGGGATGACAGGCAATCCGGGAGTGGCTGCAAAGATGTTTGAAGCTCTTTCCAGCGCCAATGTAAACATCAAGATGATTGCTACCTCAGAGATACGGATCACGGTTCTTATTGATGAAGCGGATGTAAACCGTGCCATGAGGACCGTTCATGATGCCTTTGACCTGGCGGATTAA